In Oculatellaceae cyanobacterium, the genomic stretch AATACCAACATGAAGTTGAATGTTCCGCTGATTCCTAAAGGCATACCATCAGAGAATGAACCTTGACCAATTGGGTAGATCAAGAATACTGCTGTGGCTGCTGCTACTGGTGCTGAATATGCTACGCAGATCCAAGGGCGCATACCTAAGCGGTAGGATAGTTCCCATTCACGACCCATGTATGCAAAGATACCGATCAAGAAGTGGAAAATTACCAACTGGTAAGGGCCGCCGTTGTAGAGCCACTCATCTAAGCTGGCTGCTTCCCAGATTGGGTAGAAGTGCAGACCGATTGCGTTAGAGGAAGGTACTACTGCACCGGAGATGATGTTGTTGCCGTACAACAATGAACCAGCTACTGGTTCACGGATTCCGTCGATGTCTACTGGAGGTGCAGCGATGAATCCGATGATGAAGCAAATGGTGGCGCTCAGTAAGGTAGGGATCATTAATACTCCGAACCAACCTACATAGAGGCGGTTCTCGGTGCTGGTGACCCACTCACAGAAGCGTTCCCAAACGTTGGCGCTTTCGCGACGTTGAATGGTTGTAGTCATTTGTGGATAATGGCGATTTAATTTTCTTGGTTCAAAGCAGGTTGTTTTGTGACCTGTTATTAATACATTAACCCCTATGTTGATTTTTGTAAAGGTATTCTTAACAAATTGACAATTTAGTTTATTTATTGCAGTTATTAGTTTTTGTTATTTTATGCTTTATCCAGGTTCCCGAACTGTTACTTATAGTCCTGCTTATACCTTAGTTCCTACCTACGAGTGCTTCAATCGCTGTAGTTACTGCAATTTTCGTAGTGATCCAGGAAAAAGTCCTTGGATGACTTTGTTACAAGCAGAGGCAGTTTTAAAACCGCTTCATTCTCAGGGTGTTTGTGAAATTCTCATCTTGAGTGGTGAGGTGCATCCTCAGTCTTCACGACGGGCAGGTTGGTTTCAGCGTATCTATGATTTATGTGAATTGGCGCTGGATTTGGGTTTTTTACCTCATACCAATGCTGGAATTTTAAGTTATGAAGAAATGGCTCAGTTGAAAAAAGTTAACGTTTCAATGGGGCTAATGCTGGAGCAGTTAACGCCTAAACTGCTAGATACTGTTCATAAACACGCGCCGAGTAAGTTACCAGAAATAAGGTTGCAACAGTTGGAATGGGCGGGTGAGTTGCAAATTCCGTTTACAACTGGGTTATTGCTAGGAATTGGGGAAACACAGCAAGATTGGTGGGAAAGTTTAGAGGCAATTTCTCAAATTCATCAACGTTGGGGACATATACAAGAGGTAATCTTGCAACCTCATAGCCCTGGAAGTCAACAAACATGGAATGCGACAGGGTTCGATTTATATCAGTTACCAGAAGTAATTGCCAAAGCGCGTGAGATTTTATCGTCCGATATTACTATCCAAATTCCACCAAATTTAGTTACAGATGCAAGTTGGTTATTAGCTTGTTTAGATGCTGGTGCTAGAGATTTAGGGGGAATTAGCCCTAAAGATGAGGTGAATCCTGATTATCCACATCCTAATTATCAAAAATTAAGTGAAATTTTACAACCTGCGGGATGGGAGTTAGTACCCCGTTTGCCTGTTTACTCTCAGTATCACAATTGGTTATCTGAGGAGTTACAAAGTGTTGTTCGTGCGATCGCACAGACGGGTTATGCCTATGGTTCAATGTTATCAAGGGCATGAAAGGCAAACACGGCGCTAACTTCTGCTAGGTTTGATGTATTATCTGTGGATCTCAAACGGCTGATTGATCATCATCGCTTTGCCTAACTGAGAAGTTGTAACAAAAGTTCAATTATTTACAGTCCATCACTGGACTTATCCCCAACTACAAGAGGAATTATGAGCCATCGTCCAATTATCCTTGGTATCGTCGGTGACAGCGCGGCTGGTAAGACAACACTAACCCAGGGAATTGCTCAGGTAGTGGGTGAGGAGAATGTCACAATTATTTGTACTGACGATTATCATCGGTACGATCGCCGTCAACGTGCAGAAAATGGAATTTCGGCGTTGCATCCTGACTGTAACTACGTGGATATTATGGAGCAGCATTTATCGCTGCTACGAAATGGACAACCAATCCTCAAGCCAATTTACGGTCATACAAGCGGTACATTAGAAGCGCCAGAATATATTCAACCCAGGAAGTTTGTAATTATCGAGGGATTGCTTGGTTATTCTACTCTGGCTGCGCGGGATTGTTATGACGTTAAAGTATTTTTAGCACCACCTGAGTCTTTACGAACTCAGTGGAAAGTCAAGCGCGATACTCGCAAACGTGGCTACAGTGAAGCCGAAGTTATTGAACAACTTAGAAAGCGTGAATCTGACTCTGAGAATTTTATTCGTCCTCAACGTGAGTGGTCAGATATAGTAGTTAGTTTTTACCCGCCTAGTGATGAGCCAGAGGAAAGTAATACTGAACTGAATGTGCGTTTGGTACTTAGACCCACTATTCCACATCCAGACATGACAAAGATTTTACATCTCAGTAATAGCGATGGGAATGCTGTTCGTCTGGAACTAGAGCGAGATATGGGCAAACCTGTAGATGTGCTGGAAGTTGATGGTCATGCCACTAGCAACCAAGTATTAGAAATAGAGAGGATGCTATGTAATGATATTCCTGACCTTCTCCCTTACTGTAGTATGCAAGGCAACCCAGATATTGGCAAACTGATCGGTACAACTGGTGAAACTCTCCAAAGTTATCCTCTAGCTATCACTCAGCTACTCATTTCTTA encodes the following:
- a CDS encoding phosphoribulokinase produces the protein MSHRPIILGIVGDSAAGKTTLTQGIAQVVGEENVTIICTDDYHRYDRRQRAENGISALHPDCNYVDIMEQHLSLLRNGQPILKPIYGHTSGTLEAPEYIQPRKFVIIEGLLGYSTLAARDCYDVKVFLAPPESLRTQWKVKRDTRKRGYSEAEVIEQLRKRESDSENFIRPQREWSDIVVSFYPPSDEPEESNTELNVRLVLRPTIPHPDMTKILHLSNSDGNAVRLELERDMGKPVDVLEVDGHATSNQVLEIERMLCNDIPDLLPYCSMQGNPDIGKLIGTTGETLQSYPLAITQLLISYHMLKAAKIHQ
- a CDS encoding photosystem II q(b) protein, with protein sequence MTTTIQRRESANVWERFCEWVTSTENRLYVGWFGVLMIPTLLSATICFIIGFIAAPPVDIDGIREPVAGSLLYGNNIISGAVVPSSNAIGLHFYPIWEAASLDEWLYNGGPYQLVIFHFLIGIFAYMGREWELSYRLGMRPWICVAYSAPVAAATAVFLIYPIGQGSFSDGMPLGISGTFNFMLVFQAEHNILMHPFHMLGVAGVFGGSLFSAMHGSLVT
- the cofG gene encoding 7,8-didemethyl-8-hydroxy-5-deazariboflavin synthase subunit CofG, with amino-acid sequence MLYPGSRTVTYSPAYTLVPTYECFNRCSYCNFRSDPGKSPWMTLLQAEAVLKPLHSQGVCEILILSGEVHPQSSRRAGWFQRIYDLCELALDLGFLPHTNAGILSYEEMAQLKKVNVSMGLMLEQLTPKLLDTVHKHAPSKLPEIRLQQLEWAGELQIPFTTGLLLGIGETQQDWWESLEAISQIHQRWGHIQEVILQPHSPGSQQTWNATGFDLYQLPEVIAKAREILSSDITIQIPPNLVTDASWLLACLDAGARDLGGISPKDEVNPDYPHPNYQKLSEILQPAGWELVPRLPVYSQYHNWLSEELQSVVRAIAQTGYAYGSMLSRA